Within Candidatus Omnitrophota bacterium, the genomic segment GAATCGCCGGTATTTCCTTCGGACTGATGGCGGTCGTCGCATCGAAAATAATGGCGGACTTTGCATCGTCGCTCGCAGCGGGTTTCGTTTCCTGGCTGATGGGGCGCTTTGAGCCGCCGTTCAAGGCGCGAGTTGGAACCTCCCCGGTTTTTATGGGGGTTGGATCCGACAAGCAGGAATATAACGACAGCCATAACGCCGTCGATGCCATAAAGGCGAGCGGCTTTTTCATTTTAAAATTTTACCTGGGGGGCTTCGCGCATGGCGGCGTCTTCGATCTCGAAGAACTCGCGCTTATCGAAGCTGAACATCCCGGCGATGATGTTGGAGGGAAACACCTCAATGCGGTTGTTCAGATCGCGAACATTGGCGTTATAAAAACGGCGCGAACGTTGAATGCGGTCTTCCGTATTGCCCAATTCGCCTTGCAATTGTAGAAAATTCTGATTGGCCTTCAAATCGGGATAGCTCTCCGCCAGCGCGAAAAGTTGACGCATGGCGCCCATAAGGACATTTTCGTCCTGCGCCTGCGATTCCGGCGAACCGGCGTTGGCGGCGGCATTGTTGCGCGCCTGGATGACGCGCTCGAAGACCTCTTTTTCATGAGCCGCGTAGCCCTTGACCGTCTCGATCATGTTGGGGATCAGATCGTAGCGGCGGCGCAATTCCGTATCGATATCCGCCCATGATTCGTTGCAGGCGTTTTTCAGGCGCACAAGGCCATTGTACATCATCGCAATCCATAGGATGAAGATAAGGAAAAAGACGGCTAAACCAATAATGATCGGCGAAATCATCAATTCTCTCCCTTCATTAAAAACAGGTTATTAAATGTTTTCATCGTTGTGCGACGTATCATTTGCTAAAATGTTCGCTATTTCTTTCGATACAGGAGGTATATTTACGGTTGAGGTTTTCCAAATGATATTCAAATTGATGTCGAAATATCCATGAATCAGCCGGTTCCGTATTCGGATCATTTGTTGCCAGGGAACTTGCGGGTATTGATCTGTAATTTCATTGGAAATTTTCGAGGCGGTTTCTCCCATGATTTCAACTAATTTAATCACGGTAAACATAAAAAACCGGTCAGTGTTCAAATCTTCCCGGCTGCGATTTTTGGTTATATCCACCAATTCATCGGCGGCTTGTTGAATAGGCTGCAATCGAATCCAATCACTTTTCTTCATAAAGAACCTCTGCGGACGCTATCACTTCATCACGAAAATACTGGCTTAAATCTTCCGCAGTGCGCATTTCAACCTCACGCCCGAAATGCTCCATCAATTCAAATTCCATTCCCGCCAGATCGATCAAACCCGGTTCCTGATCCGGCAAAAATTCCACTAAGATGTCAATATCGCTCTCTGCGTGCATTTCTCCCCGCAAAGCAGAGCCAAAGAGTGATAGTTTTCGAATACGATTCTTCCGGCAAAAAACCTCTAATTCTTTCGGTGATATGTTTAAAACAGGATTAATATGGATCGTTTCGCTCATGAGAATTTCTCCATAACTTGCCGTATTCAATGGCCTTGATTATCCGAAATTATAACAGAAAACTCCAGCAAATTAGGTTCTCTTTCATTGTTAATCCCACAGAAATTAAAAATTCAAAATTTTTCTATTTTTGATTTTGAATTTTTGATTTTGAATTATGTTTTCATGCGTTGATTTTACAATGGATGTTAAAATTCGTAAAATCGCATCTGATTCTTCAAGGTAAGGCTCTATTTCATTTTCGATAACCAAATTTGAATCTCTTATTAATCTTAGCCAATAATTACACTCACTGGCTTCTTTTGAAGCAATCGACATCTTCGATAAGAAATCCGCTCGGCTTTGTCCTGCCAGCGCTTCTTCGACATTAGCGCCATTGCTGGTTCCAGATCGCAACAATTGTTTGGATAAAACAAATTCTCTTTTTTCAACCATCGATTGATACAAAGAAATGATTTTCAAGGCGAATTGATAACTTTTTTCTTTAATTAGGTTCTCTTTCATTGTTAATCCCACAAAAATTAAGAATTAAGAATTCAAAATTCAGAATTTTTTCAATTCGCGAATTAAATAATCCGGTAAAAGATCGAGCAAGCCATGAATGACGTCGATGGCGGCTTCGAAATCCGCCGGACAAAACGTTTTGTCCCGGTAAGCGATAATATCATATCCCTGAAAATCAAGTTGGAAACGGGGCGCGTTCATAAGAAATTCCATGGCGCGTTGGTGGATCACATCAAAGGCCCAACGCTTGTCGGGCGATTTGACGTAGAACTGGCGGCTGAATTCCGCCGATTCGAAATCGATATCGTCGAATCCCAGAAATTCGGTAATCTTGTCGAAGAATCCTTCTGGACGGATGAAGAGCGGTTTCATAGGCCATTCTGTTTTCACGGCGGCGGCGGAAAAATAATGATGATGCGTTTCCCGGTTTCCCTTGGAGTCGGTGGAATAGGTCTCGTAATGATAATCGAAGGCGCATAGGCCTCGCTGCTTCCATTCGCCCTCCATAATGTTGTAAGCGTAACGATGGGAACCTTCTTGGAGGCAGGAAAACGAGTTATAGCGATTATCCATCGCATGATCGTTATCGGGATGGAAACGCAGACCATTCGATTGCGCCCACTCCATCAACTCTTTCTTCCGTTTTTGCGCCTGGATGAATCCCATAATGGCGAGAAAGACGATGGCGAACAAAACCAAGAGTACGATAAAATATTCAGGCATAAGTTTATAACCGCCGATAAAGGGAATGATGGAAAAAAAAGTCATTATTCCAAACGCATCAAGAGAAAAATTATTGCATAGAACTCAATGGGATGGGAAGTTGGCTGCGAAAATGGATGAGTAGAACGCAGCCGGAAGGGGATGTATCCGAATAGAACCATACGATCGTAAAGCGATTGCGAAATTTCTTCGCCGGAGATTCGGAAGGATTGGCGAATCTTCTTTGTTCTTCTTTTTTACGGGCTATAATTAGGATGGATATCGAAAGAGATTCGTATTAATATTACGATTAAATATTTCTGGAATTCGATGGATTTGAATTGATTATACGTATATAATGATGGGAATTATATATTGATTTTATATTCGAAAAACTGAACTTTTATGGGGAATTTATTTAAATTGCGTTTGATAAAATATCTTGAATAAAGATTTTTACATGCTAAAATGATGGCAAATATTTCGAATAAAGGTGAATTTCCGCATCGATTGAGGTAATCATCTATGATTGACGAACATAATGATAATCGAAATTCCGGCAATGGCGATGAACTGTTCGATGAAGAAGCCTTGCGCGAAGCGGAGAAGTATTTTAAGGAAGCGGCGGAGGAGTTGGAAAAAGAGTTAGGCGACGATTATTCCTCTCCGGCGGATCTGATCGCGGAAAAAATCGAATCAGGCTCGTCGGCTCAAGAAGCGGTAAGAGACGTTGTCTTCGATACATTAGGAGATGTATTTCTTGACGAAGATTTAGACCGCGACGAAATTGACGCTCTGGTGGAAGACGGTTGCGAAACCGTTAAAGAGAAAAAAAAGGAATTGTATCGCATACTGGAAGAGTTGGATTCCGAATCGCCGACCAAGAGCATAAAGGACGTCGCGGCGGTTTTTTCCAGCCTTTTGGAAATTCAAAGTCAATTATGCCTGCAGAAAACGGAAGGCGTAATAACGGTTCGGTCTCGCCTTTTCAATTTTTTTAATCCCAAAACCTGTTCCACCGGCACGCAGCAACTGTTGCGCCAGGAGATCGCGCTGATCTTCACGCCGGAAGAAGTACGCGCCATCCGAGTTAAATTGTCCAAGTTGGAAGAGAACGATCCTATGCAGGCTTTTTTCACGATGATCGTGGATCAAGCCTACGATATCGTGCAGCATAACGAAATGACTGGTCATTTGCTTCTGGAAATGGCCAATTATTTCATAAGGAAATTGGAAATCGGCGGATATAACCGCACTCCTAAGGTTTTGGAATTTCGGGAAAGGCAGGATCGATCGAAAATCTCGCTGGAGAAGGCGATCGACGAATTGAGGGATTTGGAAGTCGTAATTAATCGGCATCTGCGCGATAGGCCGATTTTGTTGGAATTGCCCAAATTGATCCGAGCCTTAATCCAGATCAAGTTGGGTTTGCTCAATCCGAAACTTGCGCCGAAAATCGTGGATCAGATCCGAGGCAAGATTGGCGATTACTCGCGGGCGCGCAGCATCGTCGCTTTCGATTTTAATCGCCTTCCTTCTTTTCAGCACGGCCTGCATCTTCGCCAGAGCATCGTCTTGAATCTGCAAAAAGACGTCGTGAAATACAGTAAAGAGGTTTTCAATCAGGAATTCGCCGCCATTCGGGACGATTTCGAGCGATTCCTGCAACAGATCGAAGACGTGGCGCAAACCCTCGATCCCCAATCCCCGCAATTCATCGAGTTGATGAAGCGCAAAGCGCAAATTCAGAAGAAGCTGGAAAATCACCGCAGAAAATTGCGCGTTCTCGATAACCAACAATCGCTCATCGATATCCAGCATTCGTTAGTGTCGGAAGCGATCCAGCGCTACAACAAGAACGAAGCGCTGCAAAAAAAGGTGGAGGAGCAATTGCAATCGCAAATCTTCATCGATCCGGAAAAAGTCCGCCAAGTAGATATGTCGGAGAAAAAGAGATCCAGCCGCATGGTCATGGCTCCCCGAAGAAACCGCGACGAGTCCTAACGCTTTCCACCCTTCCGGAAAGGGCGGTGAATGGCCTTTCCGAATTCGTATTCCCAACCGGCGTCAAGCGCCTACGAGAAGACGTTCGGCCAACTGAGGGGGAAGTTTGGCTTCCAGGATGCTTTTCGATTCCAAGTGATAGTCGTATTCCAACCGTTGATAGGAGACGGTCATTTCATCCGTATCGAAAATGACGTAGCTCATGCGGGGATCGCCGTCTCGCGGTTGTCCGAGACTGCCGGGATTGATGAGGTATCGCTTTCCGGTTTGCAGCGCGAATTTCTTTATCCCCCGAATCTGGCGGATGACGATTCGTCCCTCCTCGCCGGGAGCCTTCTTGGGATCTTCGGCGAAAACCATAGGAATATGAGTATGGCCATAGAAGCCGATGATGGTTTTCATGGCGGCGAGGGATCTTTGGGCGTCTTGGGCGGTGATGATGTAAGGGAAATCGCCGGGGGACGAAAAATCGGCGTGAGTGACGGAGAACAATTTTTGATAAATGGCCCCCAGCGGCAATTCGCCAAGCCATTGGCGGTTGGCGGGCGTCACTTCTTTCGCGTGCCATTCGATCGCCGAACGCGCCAAGAGGTTGAACTTTCTACGTTCGAACGCTTTCAACAGCGCGGAATCGTGATTCCCCATAAGGACGGGGATGTTATGCTCGCGCAGCAGTTGGATGCACTCGTTGGGATGGGAAGCATAGCCTACGACGTCGCCCAGGCATATCCACTTTAAGCCCAGACCGCTGGTATGAGCTATATACTTCTTTAAGGCTTCCCAATTGCTGTGAATGTCGCTGAAGATAGCGTATTTCATGGTCGTAATTTCGGATCGCTCAACTTGAGTCTAGCCGCCTGGATTTTTCTTTTCAACGCTTCCGCATCAAGACCCGCCTCTTCCGCTTTCAGCAGATGATCCCAGGCCTCGTCGAACATCCGCTGGCGAAAGTAGAGTTCGGACATATCGCGTTCGAACGCGCCGTCGCCTTTTCTCATTCTGGCGGCGCGCGACCACGCTTCCAAGTTTTTCGAAGGATTATCGAGAGTTTTATAAACGAGTCCGATTCGATACAACAAATCGAAGGAGTGGAATTCGGATTCCAACGCTTTATCGGCGAAAAGCTGCGCTTGCCGCCGATCGCGGACGGCCAAATAGGATTCGGCTAAAAGCAGGAGCGTTTCCGAATCGTTAGGAGTCTCTTTCAGGGCGGCTTTCAAATATTCCCTTTCTTTCAAGGGATTGCGCATCATGCGATAGTAAGTCGCCAATTTTTTATGGAGTTCCAAACAGTCGCCGCATCGGCCGGCGCCTTGGAGGAGCACTTTCTCCGCTTCCCAGAAAGCGTCTTTTTCGATTAACCATTCGGCGAATTTCAAATAAAGCGAAGGATGGTCTGGAGCCAAGCGGATGGCGGAACGAAAACAGGTTTCCGCCTCTTTCCTTAGCTTGACCGTCGTATAAGCCGTACCCATGATTTCAAGAAGTTCGGCGTTCTCCGGCAGCAGGGAGCGAGCCATCTCGAAATAGCCAATGGCTTTTCTTAATTCGTTCATCTGCAAATGGATATTTCCTAATTCGAATAACACGTCTCCCCGGTTGGGACTCAATTCTCGCGCATGAGTCAGTTCCTCCAGGGAATGGTCCAATTCGCCGATGAGATAGAAGGACCTGGCTCTTTCCAAATATTCGTCGGGGGAAAGAGGGGCTCCGACGGGATAACTGATCGGTTCCACGCCGAATTCGTTGATGTAAATTCGCATAAGATCCCGGCGAAGATCGGCGAAACTGAAATAGCGGTTATTCGCCGGTTTCTCCAGGCAAGTCATAATCGCCTTGGAGAAAGACGGAGAGACGCGGGAATTGATCTGGCTAGGAGGCGTTGGAGTTTCGAAGATATGGGCGCGGATGCACTCTTCCACGGTGGCTTTGGGCAAGGGAAGGCGCGCCGTGGCGAGATGATAGAGAACGCAGCCGACGGAGTAGATGTCGGAACGCGTATCCAGAGCTTTGCATAGGCATTGCTCCGGCGAGGCGAAGGCGGGAGTTCCCTGCATTTTCGAAAGCAGGGCGGCGGGATCGATTTTTTCTTTGCCGGCGAAGAAGGAGCGCGGGGATTCTTCTTCGATTTGTTCAAGACGTTGAGTCATGCCGAAATCGGTGATTTTGGGGAGGAGGTTTTCGCCGATCAAAATATTCTCCGATTTCAGATCGCGATGGACGAGGTAGGGAAATTTGCTGATGGCGTGAATCATGCCGTCGCAGATATGAACGCCGATTTGAATCATGGATTGAAGAGTGAGCGGGCGGGAAAAGATCAAGTCTTTCAGCGTCGCGCCCCGGAAATGGCCGGGAAGAATCCGTTCGATGGCGAGGTGAAGTTTGCCTTCGATCGATTTTAAATAATAAGCCCGCACGATATTCGGATGGCTGTCCAATCGTATCCACATCGACGATTCGTCAATGAACTTCTTGCGGTTTTTCTCCGAATTCAGATATTTGTCTTTGAATGTTTTAAAGGCGATGGGGCATCCGGTCTCGATATCCGTGCAGAGGTAGACGATTCCCATCATGCCGCTTTTTCGATCGTCGATGCGATAGCGGTTTTCGATAAGATCGCCTGTTATGAAGGGATCGGAGCTGCGTTGGTCTTCCACTGGAATTCTCTAATTTTCTCTTTTTCCGCCGCTTTTATCCCGGCATTACGATCATACTCTACATCGGATTTTTTTGTTATAGCATAACGCGTTTTAATTCATTTCTTCGAAACGGACTGGAACGCTTGACGAGTGCTCAGGTTTTCTCTTAGTCTTATAAACCGGAGCGCGCCGAATCCTGACGAACGGCTGGCGCGCCGGAGAAGGATATGCCTCGCTGGAGCATCCGTGGAAGCAAACGATAACCGATAACCCAAAAAAAACGAATAACCGGAGGAGCCGATTATGACCGAATTTTTCCCCGAAATCAAAAAAATAAAGTTCGAGGGACCCGATTCCAAGAATCCGTTGGCTTTTAAGCATTACAATCCCAAACAGAAGATTTTGGGAAAGACGATGGAGAACCACCTGCGCTTCGCCGTTTGCTATTGGCATACCTTCAAAGGTCTGGGCAGGGATGTTTTCGGACCGGAAACGATTATTCGAAACTACAACAAGTCGGACGATCCGATGAAAGTAGCCGAGATGACGCTGCAAGCGGCGTTCGAATTTTTTTCGAAACTGGGAGTGAATTATTGGTGTTTCCACGACCGCGACATCGCGCCGGAAGCGGACAATTTGGCGGAGACGAACAAGCGGTTGGACGCCATTGTCGCGGTGGCCAAGAAACTTCAGAAAGATGCGGGCGTCAAATTATTATGGGGCACGACCAACGCTTTTTCCCACCGGCGCTTCATGGCTGGAGCTTCCACTAACCCTTCGCCGGAAGTGTTCGCTTACGCCGCGTCGCAAGTGAAAAAGGCGATGGAGATCACGCAGGAACTGGGCGGCGAAGGCTATGTTTTCTGGGGCGGCCGCGAGGGCTACGACACGCTGCTCAACACCGACTTGAAGCGCGAACTCGATCACTTGGGACTTTTTCTCAACAAGGCTGTCGAATACAAGAAAAAAATCGGCTTCCAGGGGCAATTCTACATCGAACCCAAGCCCAAAGAGCCGACTAAGCATCAATACGATTTCGACGCGGGAAACTGCTACGCCTTTCTGCAGAAATACGGACTCGAAAAGGATTTCAAACTCAACATCGAAGCGAACCACGCCACGCTGGCGGCCCATACTTTCCAACACGAATTGGAATTCTGCGTCGCCAACGGCATCCTTGGCTCGGTCGACGCCAACCGGGGCGATTTGCTCTTGGGATGGGATACCGACCAGTTCCCCACCGATATTTACGAGACGGCGATGGCGATGTACATCATTCTGCGCGGCGGCGGATTTACGACGGGCGGATTGAATTTCGACGCTAAGGTGCGGCGTCAATCCATCGATCCCATCGATTTGTTCTACGCGCACATTGGAGCGATGGACGCTTTTGCCCGCGGCCTGAAAATCGCCGCCAATATGATTAAGGAAAAGAAATTCGAAAAATTCGTCAAAGCTCGCTATGCCGGTTGGGATAAGGGATTCGGCGCCAAGATCGAGAGCGGCGAAGTTGGTTTCGAAGAATTGGAAGCCTATATCTTAAAGAACGGGGAACCGGAAATTCAAAGCGGACGACAGGAAATGCTGGAAAATCTGTTGAACGAATATATCTGTTAATAGCGGGAAACATACGATTGCTTTAGGTTTCGCGGGGCGGCGGTCATGCCGCCCCTTTTCGTTGCGCGCGGCGATTGCTAAGCGGAGGCTTCTTCCAGCAAGCGATGGAAGAATTGGTCGAAGATTTCCCGGACGCGGTGAGTGTGCAGCGAAATCATGCCGAGAAAGATATCCGGCGTAGGTTTATGGGCGTCAAGCCGCAAGGCGTAGCGCCGCGTAAGTTTTTCCAATTCGTGGCGCTCTTGGGGAAGGGAATCCAAAGAGACGTTGTTGACGATGCGCAGACGGTTCTCCACTTCGCGCAGGAAAAGATAGGAAGCGATGAGATGGGCGGCGTCCGAACGGCTGAGCCGTCCCGCTTCCTGCGCTTGCCGCAGCGCTTCCAAAGTGGATGTCGTGCGAAGAGAAGGGTGGGAATGGCCGTAATGAAGAACAAGCGCTTGGGCGATGAATTCTACGTCGACCAGGCCGCCGGGGCCGGCTTTTAAGGTTTCTTTGCTTTTTTCCTTCTCGATTTTTTGCCGCATGGAAAGAATGGCTTCGATCTCTTCCTTGACGCAGGAGCGGGAGAAGAGAATCTCGTTTTTGATCCGATCCAAAAAGTCGGCGATTTGAGGATTGCCGCAGATAAAACGGGCGCGGGTCAAGGCCATTTTTTCCCAAAAGAGCGCTTGGGTGCGGTAATATTTGGCGAAGGCGTCCTGGCTGGAAGCCATGGGGCTGCTATTGCCGAAGGGGCGCAGCCGCATATCCGCATGATAGAGAAAACCCATGTAGGTTTTCGATTCGAGAAAACGGCCGTATTCCGCCGCCCAGCGCTGGAAGAATTCGGTGGAACTGATTTTCTCGGAGGAAACAGTTTCCGGATAAATAAAAACCAGATCGCAGTCGGAAGCGACGTTGAATTCGCGCCCGCCCAGTTTGCCGAATCCCACAACGGCGATTTCATGGGAGTGAGCGCGTACGAAATCGGGGAAGCGGCAGGCCAGCGTTTCGTTGACGGGCGTCAGCGAATGTTCCAGAACGAAATCGGCGATGTCGGCGAGTTCAACGCCCATGCGCTCCACGTCGGTGAAGCCGAGCAGGAAGCGAATGCCGC encodes:
- a CDS encoding LemA family protein; translation: MISPIIIGLAVFFLIFILWIAMMYNGLVRLKNACNESWADIDTELRRRYDLIPNMIETVKGYAAHEKEVFERVIQARNNAAANAGSPESQAQDENVLMGAMRQLFALAESYPDLKANQNFLQLQGELGNTEDRIQRSRRFYNANVRDLNNRIEVFPSNIIAGMFSFDKREFFEIEDAAMREAPQVKF
- a CDS encoding HepT-like ribonuclease domain-containing protein, with product MKKSDWIRLQPIQQAADELVDITKNRSREDLNTDRFFMFTVIKLVEIMGETASKISNEITDQYPQVPWQQMIRIRNRLIHGYFDINLNIIWKTSTVNIPPVSKEIANILANDTSHNDENI
- a CDS encoding nucleotidyltransferase domain-containing protein → MSETIHINPVLNISPKELEVFCRKNRIRKLSLFGSALRGEMHAESDIDILVEFLPDQEPGLIDLAGMEFELMEHFGREVEMRTAEDLSQYFRDEVIASAEVLYEEK
- a CDS encoding four helix bundle protein, coding for MKENLIKEKSYQFALKIISLYQSMVEKREFVLSKQLLRSGTSNGANVEEALAGQSRADFLSKMSIASKEASECNYWLRLIRDSNLVIENEIEPYLEESDAILRILTSIVKSTHENIIQNQKFKIKNRKILNF
- a CDS encoding metallophosphoesterase family protein, with product MKYAIFSDIHSNWEALKKYIAHTSGLGLKWICLGDVVGYASHPNECIQLLREHNIPVLMGNHDSALLKAFERRKFNLLARSAIEWHAKEVTPANRQWLGELPLGAIYQKLFSVTHADFSSPGDFPYIITAQDAQRSLAAMKTIIGFYGHTHIPMVFAEDPKKAPGEEGRIVIRQIRGIKKFALQTGKRYLINPGSLGQPRDGDPRMSYVIFDTDEMTVSYQRLEYDYHLESKSILEAKLPPQLAERLLVGA
- a CDS encoding protein kinase, with the translated sequence MEDQRSSDPFITGDLIENRYRIDDRKSGMMGIVYLCTDIETGCPIAFKTFKDKYLNSEKNRKKFIDESSMWIRLDSHPNIVRAYYLKSIEGKLHLAIERILPGHFRGATLKDLIFSRPLTLQSMIQIGVHICDGMIHAISKFPYLVHRDLKSENILIGENLLPKITDFGMTQRLEQIEEESPRSFFAGKEKIDPAALLSKMQGTPAFASPEQCLCKALDTRSDIYSVGCVLYHLATARLPLPKATVEECIRAHIFETPTPPSQINSRVSPSFSKAIMTCLEKPANNRYFSFADLRRDLMRIYINEFGVEPISYPVGAPLSPDEYLERARSFYLIGELDHSLEELTHARELSPNRGDVLFELGNIHLQMNELRKAIGYFEMARSLLPENAELLEIMGTAYTTVKLRKEAETCFRSAIRLAPDHPSLYLKFAEWLIEKDAFWEAEKVLLQGAGRCGDCLELHKKLATYYRMMRNPLKEREYLKAALKETPNDSETLLLLAESYLAVRDRRQAQLFADKALESEFHSFDLLYRIGLVYKTLDNPSKNLEAWSRAARMRKGDGAFERDMSELYFRQRMFDEAWDHLLKAEEAGLDAEALKRKIQAARLKLSDPKLRP
- the xylA gene encoding xylose isomerase, producing the protein MTEFFPEIKKIKFEGPDSKNPLAFKHYNPKQKILGKTMENHLRFAVCYWHTFKGLGRDVFGPETIIRNYNKSDDPMKVAEMTLQAAFEFFSKLGVNYWCFHDRDIAPEADNLAETNKRLDAIVAVAKKLQKDAGVKLLWGTTNAFSHRRFMAGASTNPSPEVFAYAASQVKKAMEITQELGGEGYVFWGGREGYDTLLNTDLKRELDHLGLFLNKAVEYKKKIGFQGQFYIEPKPKEPTKHQYDFDAGNCYAFLQKYGLEKDFKLNIEANHATLAAHTFQHELEFCVANGILGSVDANRGDLLLGWDTDQFPTDIYETAMAMYIILRGGGFTTGGLNFDAKVRRQSIDPIDLFYAHIGAMDAFARGLKIAANMIKEKKFEKFVKARYAGWDKGFGAKIESGEVGFEELEAYILKNGEPEIQSGRQEMLENLLNEYIC